A stretch of the Vibrio sp. SS-MA-C1-2 genome encodes the following:
- a CDS encoding GTP-binding protein, translated as MKIPTNIITGFLGVGKTTSILNLLQQKPTDQHWAVLVNEFGEIGIDGAILTESGAMIKEVPGGCMCCTAGVPTSVAITTLLRQKPDRLIVEPTGLGHPHKIISLLTSPQFQDYIDLKATIALVDPRNLTNNKYRENSNFNDQLDVADIVIANKVDQCSESDKKSFNQWLEMQYPAKLDGLFAEQGEFSLSLLDKERTRLTEASEIADHHHEHAEMEPQFQLPPNARFIRKENRGQGYFSCGWIFGSEISFDFDLIFSMLNDLTAERVKGVMNTNKGCYAFNVNNGVLSLNEMTLEGFESRLEVIDNQLLPWDELESILLHISDIQ; from the coding sequence ATGAAAATCCCAACCAATATAATAACTGGCTTTCTTGGTGTCGGTAAAACCACCTCAATTCTTAATTTATTACAACAGAAACCTACAGATCAACACTGGGCTGTACTGGTGAATGAATTTGGTGAGATCGGGATAGATGGTGCAATCTTGACGGAGTCAGGAGCGATGATCAAAGAAGTGCCCGGTGGATGTATGTGTTGTACTGCAGGCGTGCCGACGTCGGTGGCGATAACAACACTATTACGTCAAAAGCCCGATCGTTTGATTGTTGAACCAACGGGGTTAGGGCATCCTCATAAGATCATTAGCTTATTAACGTCACCTCAATTTCAAGATTATATCGATTTGAAAGCGACGATCGCATTGGTTGATCCGCGAAATTTAACCAATAATAAATATCGAGAGAATAGCAATTTTAATGATCAACTCGACGTTGCTGATATCGTGATAGCCAATAAAGTCGATCAATGTTCTGAAAGTGATAAAAAGAGCTTTAATCAATGGTTAGAGATGCAATACCCTGCAAAGCTTGATGGCCTTTTTGCCGAGCAAGGAGAGTTCTCTCTCTCGTTATTAGATAAAGAGAGAACACGGTTAACTGAAGCATCAGAGATTGCTGATCATCATCATGAACATGCTGAGATGGAGCCTCAATTTCAATTACCACCGAATGCGCGCTTTATTCGTAAAGAGAATCGAGGGCAAGGCTATTTTAGTTGTGGGTGGATTTTTGGCTCAGAGATCAGTTTTGATTTTGATCTTATCTTTTCTATGCTCAACGATTTAACGGCAGAACGAGTCAAAGGGGTAATGAATACCAATAAAGGTTGCTATGCATTTAATGTTAATAATGGGGTTCTCTCTCTGAATGAAATGACCCTAGAAGGGTTTGAGTCTCGATTAGAGGTGATTGATAATCAATTGTTACCTTGGGATGAGCTAGAGAGCATACTGCTACATATTTCGGATATTCAATAG
- a CDS encoding acetate/propionate family kinase, translated as MSNSLVLVINSGSSSLKFSVIDSKTGDAELSGIGECFGLPEANISWKYQGQKSEQVLTAGSNHHQEAIAIIVNLVKELGLTEKLVAIGHRVVHGGDKFSTAVQIDDKVINEIERISDLAPLHNPAHLIGIRAAIAAFPQLPQFAVFDTAFHQTMPERAFSYAISQKLYRDYGVRRYGFHGTSHYYISRAAAEYLNRPAKECSFITVHLGNGSSICAVKNGESVDTSMGLTPLAGLMMGTRSGDLDPIIPEYLMSKGMTMQEVHDELHNNSGFLGVSELTSDCRGIISAAAEGHHGAQLAIDIFTYRVAKYIASYMVALDQLDAIVFTGGIGENSVPMRSEILRHLKMFGYKEDVAANKAAALGEMGPITQPNTPLALVIPTNEEWVIAKQSVELLEQ; from the coding sequence ATGAGCAATTCACTCGTTCTAGTTATTAATTCAGGCAGTTCTTCATTAAAATTCTCGGTTATTGATTCAAAAACAGGAGATGCTGAGTTATCCGGCATTGGCGAATGTTTTGGATTACCAGAAGCAAATATCAGTTGGAAGTATCAAGGTCAAAAATCAGAGCAAGTGCTAACTGCGGGAAGTAATCATCACCAAGAAGCAATTGCGATTATTGTCAATTTAGTTAAAGAACTTGGTTTAACAGAGAAGTTAGTGGCTATTGGTCATCGCGTTGTTCATGGTGGTGATAAATTCTCAACTGCGGTTCAAATTGATGATAAAGTGATTAATGAAATCGAACGTATCAGCGACTTAGCCCCACTTCATAACCCGGCTCACTTAATTGGTATTCGTGCTGCAATTGCTGCATTCCCTCAACTTCCTCAATTTGCTGTTTTTGATACCGCTTTCCACCAAACTATGCCAGAGCGTGCATTCTCTTACGCTATATCTCAAAAGCTATACCGTGATTATGGCGTTCGTCGTTATGGTTTCCATGGTACAAGTCATTACTACATTAGCCGTGCTGCTGCTGAATATTTAAATCGTCCAGCGAAAGAGTGCAGCTTTATTACTGTGCATTTAGGTAATGGTTCATCAATTTGTGCGGTAAAAAATGGTGAGAGTGTAGATACAAGTATGGGTTTAACTCCACTTGCTGGTTTAATGATGGGGACTCGTAGTGGTGATTTAGACCCAATTATTCCAGAGTATTTAATGTCTAAAGGCATGACGATGCAAGAAGTTCATGATGAGTTGCATAATAACTCTGGCTTCTTAGGTGTGTCCGAGCTTACCAGCGATTGTCGCGGTATTATCAGCGCAGCTGCTGAAGGTCATCATGGTGCGCAACTAGCAATTGATATCTTTACTTACCGTGTCGCTAAATATATTGCGTCATACATGGTTGCACTTGATCAATTAGATGCGATCGTATTTACTGGCGGTATCGGTGAAAACTCCGTTCCTATGCGTAGCGAAATCTTACGTCATCTTAAGATGTTCGGTTATAAAGAAGATGTCGCAGCAAACAAAGCGGCAGCATTAGGTGAAATGGGGCCAATTACGCAACCAAATACTCCATTAGCACTGGTTATCCCAACGAATGAAGAGTGGGTTATTGCTAAGCAGTCTGTTGAGTTGCTTGAGCAGTAA
- a CDS encoding EAL domain-containing protein, translating to MNRKSNRVDPLSAKTQLEHNDNMLSSAFQPIVNSQLQLFGVEALLRVRDTENQAVYTPDFLQRFEGNKLFEVEIAVIFLHISNFLTQPFPIHTKLFLNISPASLVSFFHNPLFQKLLDKLEREKITTDQICFEVLEYSYSKPDYLTEIVKNLKKLGFQIAIDDYGVEASHAGRASELQPNIIKCDQSILQKFITGHTQPLEQLISLSKEINSELLMEGIEQEVYFNRLKQLDIAFFQGFWIGKPQ from the coding sequence ATGAATCGAAAATCAAACAGAGTGGACCCTTTATCAGCAAAAACTCAACTCGAACATAATGACAATATGCTCTCTTCAGCATTTCAGCCCATTGTTAATAGTCAACTACAACTCTTTGGGGTTGAAGCTTTGCTACGCGTTAGGGATACAGAGAATCAAGCGGTTTATACACCAGATTTCTTACAGCGCTTTGAAGGGAATAAATTATTTGAAGTCGAAATTGCGGTAATTTTTTTGCACATTAGTAATTTTTTAACCCAACCTTTCCCTATTCACACTAAACTCTTTTTAAATATCTCTCCAGCAAGTTTAGTCTCTTTTTTCCATAATCCTCTATTTCAAAAGCTATTAGATAAATTAGAAAGAGAGAAGATCACAACAGATCAAATCTGTTTTGAAGTTCTTGAATACAGTTATTCAAAACCCGATTATTTAACAGAAATAGTTAAGAATTTAAAAAAATTAGGTTTTCAGATTGCGATAGATGATTATGGTGTTGAGGCATCTCATGCAGGGCGCGCCTCAGAACTTCAGCCAAATATCATCAAATGTGATCAATCAATTTTACAAAAGTTCATAACTGGTCATACACAACCATTGGAACAACTGATTAGCTTATCAAAAGAGATCAATAGTGAATTACTCATGGAAGGGATAGAGCAAGAAGTTTATTTTAATCGATTAAAACAATTGGATATCGCATTCTTTCAAGGATTTTGGATTGGAAAACCTCAATAG
- a CDS encoding DEAD/DEAH box helicase: MQENTITEFRQLDLSEKLLSALDKIGFISPTPIQAASIPLLLEGKDALGKAQTGTGKTAAFSLPILNKVNLSQYKPQAIIMAPTRELAIQVAAEIKVLGQNIKGLKVLEIYGGASIVDQMRALKNGAHIVVGTPGRVKDLISRDRLHLDETHTFVLDEADEMLKMGFVDDVTWIMEQAPASAQRVLFSATMPPIVKDIVNRYLRSPAHIDVAGENRTVAKVEQQFWVVKGVEKDEAMARLLETEESDANIVFVRTRQDTERLADWLSARGFNAAALHGDIPQSLRERTVEHLKNGTTDILVATDVVARGLDVPRITHVYNYDIPFDVESYIHRIGRTGRAGRKGKAILLVRTNQIRMLRTIERVTRTHMEEIQLPMRDKVAEARLTRLSAELITHKEDDSLASFVGLIEKMQESMEMDAATLAAILLKKQQGKRPLFYKGPDPMIAAIERDNKRRSERRNDRGDRGDRGDRGGRGERGGRDGGRDNRRSPADWDTYQLQLGRDQGVQVKDIVGAIANELGLDKNSIGAIKMQNAHTLVQLPKTMTKEKLQQLQKLRIRQSETQARVVEGEVLREHRPRSGNGGGRGRDDRRGGNGGNGGGQRRFDRNRSDNGGSRRPSKPRSEG, translated from the coding sequence ATGCAAGAAAATACTATTACTGAATTTCGCCAACTTGATCTATCTGAAAAATTACTTTCTGCTCTAGATAAGATTGGTTTTATCTCTCCAACTCCAATCCAGGCAGCATCTATTCCACTTCTTCTTGAAGGTAAAGATGCGTTAGGTAAAGCACAAACAGGTACAGGTAAAACGGCTGCGTTTTCTCTACCTATCCTTAATAAAGTCAACCTTTCTCAGTACAAACCACAAGCAATCATCATGGCTCCAACCCGTGAACTTGCGATTCAGGTTGCTGCTGAAATTAAAGTGTTGGGCCAAAATATTAAAGGTCTTAAAGTTTTAGAGATCTACGGTGGTGCATCTATCGTTGATCAAATGCGTGCCCTTAAAAATGGCGCTCACATTGTTGTGGGTACTCCGGGTCGTGTTAAAGATTTAATCTCTCGTGATCGTTTACATCTTGATGAAACTCATACATTCGTACTTGATGAAGCTGACGAAATGTTAAAAATGGGTTTTGTTGATGATGTAACTTGGATCATGGAACAAGCACCAGCATCTGCACAGCGTGTTCTGTTCTCTGCAACGATGCCTCCTATCGTTAAAGATATCGTTAACCGTTATCTACGTAGCCCTGCACACATTGATGTCGCGGGTGAAAACCGTACTGTTGCTAAAGTTGAGCAGCAGTTCTGGGTTGTTAAAGGTGTAGAGAAAGATGAAGCAATGGCTCGTCTACTTGAAACTGAAGAGAGCGATGCAAACATTGTTTTCGTACGTACTCGTCAAGATACTGAGCGTCTAGCTGATTGGTTATCTGCTCGTGGCTTTAATGCAGCAGCACTTCACGGTGATATTCCTCAGTCTTTACGTGAGCGTACAGTTGAGCACCTGAAAAACGGTACAACTGATATCCTTGTTGCAACAGACGTTGTTGCTCGTGGTCTTGATGTGCCAAGAATTACTCACGTATATAACTACGATATTCCTTTCGATGTTGAATCGTATATTCACCGTATCGGTCGTACAGGTCGTGCTGGACGTAAAGGTAAAGCGATTCTGTTAGTTCGTACTAACCAGATCCGCATGCTTCGTACTATTGAGCGTGTAACTCGTACTCACATGGAAGAGATTCAACTTCCAATGCGTGACAAAGTTGCAGAAGCTCGTTTAACACGTTTAAGCGCTGAATTGATAACGCATAAAGAAGATGACAGCCTAGCGTCTTTTGTTGGCCTAATCGAAAAAATGCAAGAAAGCATGGAGATGGATGCTGCAACACTTGCTGCTATCCTTCTTAAGAAACAACAAGGTAAGCGTCCTTTATTCTATAAAGGTCCAGATCCAATGATTGCAGCTATTGAACGTGACAACAAGCGTCGTTCAGAGCGTCGTAATGATCGTGGCGACCGTGGTGATCGTGGTGATCGCGGTGGACGTGGCGAGCGCGGTGGACGTGATGGTGGTCGTGACAACCGTCGTAGCCCTGCTGATTGGGATACTTATCAGTTGCAACTTGGTCGTGATCAAGGTGTTCAAGTTAAAGACATCGTAGGTGCAATTGCTAACGAATTAGGTCTAGATAAGAACAGCATTGGTGCAATTAAGATGCAAAATGCACACACTTTAGTTCAACTTCCTAAGACGATGACCAAAGAGAAGTTACAACAGCTTCAGAAGCTACGTATTCGCCAGAGTGAGACTCAAGCACGCGTTGTTGAAGGTGAAGTACTTCGTGAACATCGTCCACGTAGTGGTAACGGTGGCGGCCGTGGTCGTGATGATCGTCGTGGTGGCAACGGTGGAAATGGCGGTGGTCAACGTCGTTTTGATCGTAACCGTAGCGATAATGGCGGCAGTCGTCGTCCAAGCAAGCCACGTAGTGAAGGTTAA
- a CDS encoding NAD(P)H-dependent oxidoreductase, translated as MNNEQILEDLRSRYTTKQYDASKKVSAEDLATLLEALRLSASSINSQPWKFVVIESDAAKERMNNTFADKFQFNQHHVFESSHIILFAHNPAYKRSDYEEVIDTDIANNRTKLENKEAAFGAFAFAELNTDENGNTAPWTKAQTYIAFGNALHTLARMKIDSTSLEGIDSEKVNAEFAAELEGYECNVALAIGYRAEDKDYNLNAPKSRLAAEKVITII; from the coding sequence ATGAACAATGAACAGATCTTAGAAGACCTTCGTAGCCGCTATACCACTAAACAGTATGACGCGAGTAAAAAAGTATCTGCTGAAGATTTAGCTACACTATTAGAAGCACTTCGTCTATCTGCTTCATCAATCAACTCACAACCATGGAAATTTGTGGTTATTGAAAGTGATGCAGCAAAAGAACGTATGAATAATACCTTCGCAGATAAGTTTCAGTTTAATCAGCATCATGTTTTTGAGTCTTCTCATATTATCTTATTTGCTCACAATCCTGCTTATAAGCGTTCTGATTATGAAGAAGTGATCGACACTGACATCGCTAACAATCGCACGAAACTAGAAAATAAAGAAGCAGCATTCGGTGCTTTTGCCTTTGCCGAGCTAAATACCGATGAGAATGGAAATACAGCACCATGGACCAAAGCCCAAACCTATATTGCTTTTGGTAATGCCCTACATACTCTTGCTCGCATGAAAATCGATTCAACGTCTTTAGAAGGTATTGATAGCGAGAAAGTGAATGCAGAATTTGCAGCAGAGCTTGAAGGCTATGAGTGTAATGTTGCATTAGCGATTGGTTATCGTGCAGAAGATAAAGATTACAACCTAAATGCACCAAAATCTCGTCTAGCAGCAGAAAAAGTGATCACTATCATTTAA